The genomic segment TCACTCCCAGGCCGGGATGGTGATGGTCAACCTGCCGACCGCCGGCGTGGATTACCACGTACCGTTCGGCGGTCGAAAAGGCTCGTCATACGGCCCGCGTGAGCAGGGCCGCTACGCCCAGGAGTTCTACACCACGGTGAAGACCACCTACATCGGCTGATCAGCCTGCTGCTTCACGGGCGCGATCCGACTGAGCCGCTTGGCGGCTCGGCGGTTCGCGCCCGGCAACCAGATTGCTACACCGCAACGCGGACCATAAGAACAAAAGAGAGACGCATATGAACGATTCTGTGAATCAAGGTGCTCCGGTCATCACCGAACTTCGAGTGGTTCCGGTCGCAGGTCAGGACAGCATGCTGCTCAATCTGAGTGGCGCCCATGGTCCGTACTTCACCCGCAACATCCTCATTCTCAAGGACAGCGCCGGCAACACAGGTGTCGGCGAAGTCCCAGGTGGCGAGGCGATCCGCAAGACGCTGGACGACGCTCGCGCCATTCTGGTCGGCCAATCGGTCGGCAATTTCAACGGCTTGCTCAATCAAGCGCGCAAGGCCTTCGCCGACCGCGACGTCGCGGGCCGCGGCCTGCAGACGTTCGATCTGCGTATCGCCATTCATGCCATTACCGCAATCGAGTCGGCACTGCTCGACCTGCTCGGCCAGCATCTCGGCGTGCCGGTTGCCGCGCTGCTCGGCGACGGGCAACAGCGCGACGAAGTCGAAATGCTCGGCTATCTGTTCTTCATTGCCGATCGCAACAAGACCGACCTCGGCTACCGCGATGAGTCCAACGCCAGCGACAGCTGGTTCCGCGTGCGCAACGAAGAAGCACTGACCCCCGAGACAGTCGTACGCCAAGCCGAGGCGGCCTATGAGCGTTACGGCTTCAAGGATTTCAAACTCAAGGGCGGCGTACTGCCGGGCAGCGAAGAGGTTAAGGCGATTCGCGCGCTGGCCGAGCGTTTCCCCGATGCCCGGATCACCCTGGACCCCAACGGCGCCTGGTCTCTGGCTGAAGCCATCGACCTGTGCAAAGACCTGCACGGCGTGCTCGCATATGCCGAAGACCCCTGTGGCGCCGAAAACGGCTATTCCGGCCGTGAAGTCATGGCCGAATTCCGCCGTGCTACTGGCCTGCCAACCGCGACCAACATGATCGCGACCGACTGGCGGCAGATGGGTCATACCATTTCGCTGCAATCTGTAGACATTCCGCTGGCGGATCCGCATTTCTGGACCATGAGCGGTTCGGTACGCGTCGCGCAGATGTGCAACGACTGGGGCCTGACCTGGGGCTCGCATTCCAACAACCATTTCGATATCTCGCTGGCCATGTTCACCCACGTGGCCGCAGCTGCGCCGGGCAAGATCACCGCGATCGACACCCATTGGATCTGGCAAGACGGCCAATACCTCACCCGCGAACCACTGCAGATCGTCGGCGGCAAGGTCGCCGTACCGGCCAAGGCGGGCCTGGGTGTGGAGCTGGATGAAGATGCGCTGCAGAAGGCGCACGAGCTTTACCTGGAAAAAGGCCTCGGCGCGCGCGACGATGCCATCGCCATGCAGTACCTGATTCCGGAATGGACCTTCAACAACAAGCGGCCGTGCATGGTGCGCTGACCAGTAGGGTAGGCGGCCTGCTAGTTCGGTGGGCTGAAGCCCACCCTGCGTCTGATACGCTCACCCATGGCATCTGTAGGGTGGGCTTCAGCCCACCAAATCCCAACGCCCAGCTCCCCGACACGAACAACAACCGGCTTGCTCCGGAGACTCAAATGAACGACACCGTGGAACTGATTCAGCATCAAGATTCGCCGCGCTACATCCGTCTCAACGAGGCTGACAACGTGGCCGTGGTGGTCAATGACGGTGGTGTGCCAACCGGCGCCCGGTTCCAGGACGGCCTGGTCACGGTTGAAAGCGTGCCCCAAAGTCACAAGGTCGCGCTGGTCGATATTCCGGAGGGTGAGCCGGTGCGACGCTATGGTCAGATCATCGGTTACGCGCTCGAACCACTGCGTCGCGGCTCATGGGTGAAAGAAACCCAACTGAAGATGCCCAGCGCGCCGCCACTTGACAGCCTGCCGCGTGCCAACGCCGTTCCGGACAAGCTCGCCCCGCTGGAGGGCTACACCTTCGAGGGTTATCGCAACGCCGACGGCACGGTGGGCACCCGCAATATCCTTGGCATCAGCACTACCGTGCAATGCGTGACCGGCGTGCTGGAGCATGCGGTCAAGCGCATCCGCGATGAATTGCTGCCTAAATACCCCAACGTCGACGACGTGGTCGCGCTGACCCACAGCTACGGCTGCGGCGTTGCGATCAATGCGCGCGACGCCTACATCCCGATCCGCACCGTGCGCAACCTGGCGCGCAACCCGAACCTGGGTGGCGAGGCGCTGGTCATCAGCCTCGGCTGCGAGAAACTCCAGGCCGAGCAGGTGATGCACGAGGGCGATCCTTCGGTGGACCTGCGTGACCCGTGGCTCTATCGCCTGCAGGAGTCCAATACCGGGTTCGGCGAAATGATCGAACAGATCATGGACATGGCCGAAGTACGACTGAAGAAGCTCGACCAGCGCCGCCGCGAGACGGTGCCGGCATCCGAACTGGTGCTGGGCATGCAATGCGGCGGTAGCGATGCATTCTCGGGCATCACTGCCAACCCGGCGCTGGGCTATGCCTCCGACCTGCTGGTGCGTGCCGGGGCCACCGTGATGTTCTCGGAAAACACCGAGGTCCGCGACGCGGTGTACATGCTCACCGCCCGCGCCGAGTCGACCGAAGTCGCCGACGCGCTGATCGCCGAGATGGACTGGTACGACCAATACCTGGAGCGCGGGGCTGCGGATCGCAGCGCCAACACCACGCCCGGCAACAAGAAAGGCGGGCTATCCAATATCGTCGAAAAGTCGCTGGGCTCCATCGTCAAATCCGGCAGCGGCGCCATCAATGGCGTGGTTGGGCCGGGCGAACGGGTTGAGCGCAAAGGTCTGATCTTTTGTGCCACGCCGGCCAGTGATTTCGTTTGTGGAACGCTTCAGCTGGCGGCCGGCATGAACCTGCACGTGTTCACCACCGGCCGCGGCACCCCGTACGGCCTGGCGATGGCACCTGTGGTCAAGGTGGCGACCCGTACCGAGCTGGCCGAACGCTGGCCGGACCTGATCGATATCGATGCCGGGCGTATTGCCAGCGGCCGTGCGACCATCGAACAGCTGGGTTGGGAGCTGTTCCATTACTACCTGGACGTTGCCAGCGGCCGCAAACAGACCTGGGCCGAGCAGCACCGACTGCACAACGACATCGTCCTGTTCAATCCGGCGCCCATCACCTGACCACTGCGCGAAAGTGACTCTGCGCATCCCGGTGATGCGCGGCATCGAGTGATTCAACTGCGGGAGGTCGAGATGAGCACACTGCCGGATGAATTCATCCGCGGGATTGAACGCATCGTCGGTGCGCCCGGCATCGTTCGTGATGCCGAGCGCATGCAGAGCTATCTGAGCGACTGGCGCAACGCCTACCGTGGCAAAGCCGCCCTGGTGGTGCGCCCGGCCAGCACCGAAGAGGTCGCATCAGTCGTACGGCTCTGCCACCAATACGAGGTCGCACTGGTTCCGCAGGGCGGCAATACGGGTTTGTGTGGTGGCTCGATCCCGGATGCAAGCGGCACCCAGGTGGTCCTGTCCTTGACCCGCATGACTCGTATCCGCGAAGTCGATCCGGCCAACGAGACCATCACCGTCGAGGCGGGGGTCATCCTGCAAAAGTTGCAAGAGGCCGCAGCCGAAGCAGGGCGATTGTTTCCGTTGTCCCTGGGCGCAGAAGGCAGCTGCACCGTGGGTGGCAACCTCGCCACCAACGCCGGCGGCACCGCGGTGTTGCGCTACGGCAACATGCGCGACCTCACCCTTGGCTTGGAAGTGGTGCTGCCGGACGGACGGATCTGGAACGGTCTGCGCGGGTTGCGCAAGGACAATACCGGCTACGACCTCAAACACCTGTTCATCGGCTCGGAAGGCACACTAGGAATCATCACCGCGGCGGTACTCAAACTGTATCCAGCCGTGCGAAGCACGACCACCGCCTGGGTCGCATTGCCCAACGCCCGGGCCGCGGTTGAGCTGATCGGCATCATCCGCGGGCTCTGTGGCGATCGGTCGACCGGTTTCGAGCTGATGTCTCGGCAAAGCGTCGAGTTCGTGCTGAGCCATGTCGCTGGATGCAACGATCCGTTCGTCGAGCCGCACCCCTGGTACGTACTGATCGAACTCAGCGATACCCAGCCGGATGCGCCGCTCAACCAACTGCTGGAAGTGGGCATCGGGGAAGCGCTGGAGCGGGAACTGGTGATCGATGCCGTGCTGGCCGGGAGTGAAGCCCAGGTGGCGGCGTTGTGGGCCATGCGCGAAGGTATTTCAGAGGCGCAGAACCATGAAGGTCCAAGCCTCAAGCACGACATCAGCGTGCCGGTGAGCTCGATTCCGGCATTCATCGACGCTGCCAATCAGCGCCTGCTCGAGCATTTTCCCGGCGTACGCATCGTCGCCTATGGTCATGTCGGCGATGGCAACCTGCACTACAACATCAGCAAACCGATCGACTCCGAAGATGCAGATTTCAAGGCGCAACAGGAGCCGATCATGCGGGTGATCTATGACGTCACCATGGAACTGCATGGCAGCATCAGCGCCGAGCATGGGCTTGGCCAAGCCAAGCGCGCTGCGGCCAAGCACTACAAAGATCCGCTGGAATTCGAGCTGATGCGTGCGATCAAGGCGACGTTCGACCCCAAGGGGTTGATGAATCCCGGCAAGGTGCTTTAACCGAACCCCTCACTCCATAGAGGTAATCCCGTGACCTGTATTCTCCAGCTCGGTGCCCTGACCGAACGCTTCAACCGCAACCTGGCCGCGGAGTATGAGGTACTGCGTATCTGGGAGCAGGACGCCAATGCCTTGCTCGATCAGCACGCCCAGCGCATCGATATCGTGGTCACCTCGGCGCGCTTCGGCTGCAGCGCGGAATTGATCGAGCGGCTGCCCAACCTCAGGGCGATCATCAGCTCCGGTGTCGGCTATGACTCCATCGCCGTAGCGGTGGCGCGGGCACGGGGCATTCCAGTCAGCAATACGCCAGATGTGCTCAACGACTGCGTTGCGGACCTCGTCTTCGGCTTGGTCATCGACTGCGCTCGCCAGATTTCCCGGGCCGACCGTTTCGTTCGTAACGGCGAGTGGCTCTCAGGTGGCCTGCCTCTGGCGCGCAAGGTCTACGGCAAACGGCTCGGCATCGTCGGTCTTGGGCGCATCGGCGAGGCTGTCGCTAAGCGCTCCAGCGGTTTCGACATGCAGGTGCGCTACCACAATCGTCGACCGGTGGAAGGTTGTGAGTACGGCTATGAATCGGACCTGATCGAATTGGCACGCTGGAGCGATTTTCTGGTGCTGACCTGCCCAGGCGGAGAAAGCACCCGCAATCTCATCCATCGCGAGGTTCTGGATGCACTGGGCGCGAAAGGTACGCTGATCAACGTATCGCGCGGCTCAGTGGTGGACGAACCGGCACTGGTCGAAGCGTTGCTCGAAGGCCGTCTGGGCGGCGCCGGTCTGGACGTTTACGCCCAGGAACCGAACGTGCCGCAAGCCTTGCTCGACCTTCCCAATGTCGTCCTGCTGCCTCATATCGGTAGCGCCACCGAGGAAACCCGGCTGGCGATGGAAGAATTGCTGTTGGCCAATCTGCGTGCGTTTCTCGAACGCGGAGAGGTACTGACAGCGGTCTGAGCGCACTTACCAGTGCGCTGCAGATTGACGGCTGCCACAGCCGCGACGGTACTCAGCCAAAAGCTCAGAGCCGACCTCTTTTCGCGTTTGACCCGTGGCGTAGCCGAACCGCGTGCCACAAGCACCTCGGTAAGGCGCGCCGCTTCATTTCACCAGTGCGAGCCATCCCGGCGCGCATAAGGACAGCTGGACATGTCTGAGCATCAATCGAACCTGAACGAGATCCAGCTACAGCATGGCCCGCTCCGGCTGTCGGTATGCCCGGCACTAGGCGGCGCCATCACACGCCTGAGCGTCGACGGTGTCGATCTGTTGCGGCCCTGGGACGGCTCCGACAGTGTCCGCCGTACCGGCTGTTTCGTCCTGGCGCCATTTTCCAATCGGATCGACGATGCCTTCGAGCATGACGGGCAGCGCTATCCGCTGAACAGATTGTCGCCTGATCATCCGCTGCCTATTCATGGCCTCGCCTGGAAACGCCTATGGGAGGTTGCTGAGCAGGATTCGAGCAGCTTGGTCCTTAACATCTCACACCGTCCGGAAGGCGCCGCGGCGCTGGATTGGCCATTCGCCTTCGAGCTGGAGCATCGGCTGCGGCTCGGCGAGGAGGGCGTGTCGCTCGTTTTGAAACTGCGCAACATAGACACCCGCTCGATGCCCGCCGGGCTCGGTTGGCATCCGTACTTCCTGCGCCATGAGGCTTGCCAGCTGCGATTCGCGGCACAAGCCGTATGGCAGAACGACACGCGAAACCTGCCTTCACGACTTTTGCCAATCCCTGAGAAATGGGATTTTTCGACAACCAGGTCATTACAGGAACCAGGACTTGACCATTGCTTTGTCGGCCTTACCGCGCCGGTACTGATCCGCTGGCCAAGGCAGGGCATCGAGCTGAGCATGAACGCCAGCGAAGCACTCGCTCATTTGGTGGTGTTCACGCCACCTGCCGATATGGGCTTCTTCGCAGTGGAGCCGGTATCCCATGCCAATAATGCGCTTGGCATGGACGATCCGGTCGCGAACGGAATGCGGGAGCTGTTGCCCGGCGAAACGATGCAGGTCAGTTGCCAGATGCAAATTCAGCGAACGGCTCGTAGCGATTCTTAGCGTCTCACTGACGCAACAAAGAGTGTTGAATCGCTGCAATGTCTGAATATGTCGTGGAGGAGGGCGAGCGCCCGTCCAAGGGCGCTCGGGCAGGTCACGCCGGATTGATGTTCTGGTTGATGCGAAAGAGGTTCGCCGGGTCGAATTTCCTTTTCAGGTCTACCAGTCGCTGATAGCTCGCACCATAGGCGAAGGCGATGCGATCAGTTTCATCACCGGTAAGGAAGTTTACGTAGGCGCCACCACTGGCAAAGGACTGGGTTCGTGTAAAGAACTCACGCGCCCAGGCAATGCAGCGTGCATCTTCGGCAGCCGTTTCCCACCGAGCATGTACGTTCAGCACATAGTTGGCATCGCGATTCGAGTAAGCCATGACCTCAGGTTGGATTCGCCCCGTCTGGCCACCTATCGTGGCAACGAATATCTCGCATTGTGAGGAAGGTAGTGCACCGGCGTATTCGATGATGGCATCAATCGCCCCCTCATCAAGCATCGAGAAATTGTGGGATTTCCAGTAGTTCCGGGCGCCTGCTGTCAACAATGGATCGAACGCCTGCTGCCAGGCGACATACGGCTGCACACCGATGTGCTCGCCGTAGGCAGAACCAAATTCTCTCAGCGCCTCGATATATTTCTCGCCCTCGCCAGGATCGCCTGCGTAACAAACAGCCATCGCCACGATTTCTTTCCCGTGGACCTCCTCGGGCAGGAACGGCAAAGGCGGCGCCTTGCGAGTGATCATCCAAAGGTTGAGTTCGTCCGGCATCGTTTCGGTGAAACGGGCGAACTGCGTCATTACCGATTTCGCTTGCTCGAAAGGGAAGACGATGAGGCCACAAAGCACGTCCGGCCCCACCGGATGCAGTTGAAACTCGAAGCGGGTGACGATGCCGAAGTTGCCACCCCCGCCGCGAAGCCCCCAGAACAGATCGGCGTTTTCCGTTTCACTGGCGTGCAACTGACGGCCGTCGGCTACGATCACGTCCATGCCTAGCAGGTTGTCTATGGTCATGCCGTATTTTCGACTGAGCCAGCCGAAGCCGCCCCCGAGCGTCAGCCCGGCAACTCCCGTAGTGGAGTTTATGCCAAGGGGCGTGGCTAAGCCGTGCGCTTGCGCGGCGGCATCGAAATCAGAAAGCGTGCAGCCTGGCTCAACATAACCTCGGCGTTGCTCCTGATCGATTTTGACCCCCTTCATAAGCGAGAGATCGATCATCAGGCCATCGTCGCAGACGGCATTCCCGGCGATGTTGTGCCCGCCGCCGCGTACGGAGAACGGCACCTCGTGTTGGCGGACGAGGTCTACAGACCGGACCACGTCCTCGGGCGATATGCAGCGGGCGATCATTGACGGCCTGCGATCGATCATGGCGTTCCAGATCTGGCGAACTTCGTTGTATTGCGGATCTTCGGGGAAAATTATTGGGCCTGCGAATTCGGCCTTGAATGCCTCAATCGCGGTATGGGAAAGCCGGTTCATGACGATCACCGTTAGGTATGCCGGAGGGCACGGATAACACGGCCCTCGGCGGGATGTGAGGACTACGACCAGTCTGGCGATAAGTCCATGCCTCACAGCAGCCCATGATCAGCATTTCGTCAGCGGAAATCACAGTATAGGCGCGCCTGTCAATAGAAAGCGGTTGTTTACGGATTTTCACGTTACTTGATGCCTGTCTCGCCCTGTTTAAGAACCCCAAGCAAAAAAAAGCCCGTCACGAGGACGGGCGAAAGTTTCCGCAACAGGAGCGAGGAGCGTTGCGTCCAGCGTGGTGGATGCCGCTTACAGAATCGACAATGGGTACTGAATGATGATGCGGTTCTCGTCCAGGTCGCGGGTGTTGACCTGAGAGCGGAAGCTCGAGTTACGCCATTTGATGTTGAGGTTCTTCGCCGGTCCGTTCTGGATGGTGTAGGCCACCTCGGTTTCGCGACCCCACTCTTTACCGTCGTCGACAGTGGCTGTCTCGATGTTGTCGCCGCTGATGTAGCGGTTCATCAACGTCAGGCCGGGCACGCCAACAGCGGCGAAGTTGTAGTCGTGGCGCAGCTGCCAGGAACGCTCTTCAGCGTTGTCGTAGCTGTTGTTGAAGCTGTCGTTGGCCAGGGTGCCGCCGCTGGTACCGTTGACGCGCATCCAAGTGTCGCCGCTGACCTTCTGCAGGCCGACGTAGAAGGTGTTGCCACCGGTTTTCAGGCCGAACAGACCGGAGTAGGTCTTGTTGTCCAGATTGCCGGCCAGCGCGCTGCCTTCTTCGTCACCCTGGAAGTAGCCAAGGTTGACGGTCAAGGCCAGGTCATCGCCCAGCGGCTGAGTGTGCAGCAGCTGCACATACTGCTGCTCGTAAACGTCCTTCAGCTCGGCTGTCCAAAGGCCCACGGTTGTCTGCTTGTTGAAGGCGTACTCGCCGCCGATGTAATTGAAGCGATCCGAGGCGCCGCCGCCGAAGCTCATGTCTTCCATGCTGGCGTCGTCGCGCGGGCTGTTCTGGCGGAACTGACCGGCTGTGAGCATCAGCCCGTCGAACTCGCGGGAGGTGATCATGCCGCCTTCGAACGTCTGCGGCAGCGAGCGGCCATCGTCTGAGCGCAAGATCGGCAGCACGGGCATCATCTCGCCGATCTTGAGCTCGGTGTTGGAGATCTTGGCCTTGGCGGCCACGCCGAGGCGGCCATAGTCATCGGCAGGATGTGGATCGGTGGCGGCGTCATGCACAGGCAGCAAAGCGGTGCCGTAGGTGCCGCCACCGCCGTCGAGTTTGACCGCCAGGCCGGCGAGCACGTCGACGCCAAAGCCGACCGGGCCCGGGGTGTAGCCGGACTGGATGTTGAGGATGAAGCTCTGGGTCCATTCCTCGGCCTTGCTGCGATCGGTGATCGCGTCGTCGCGGAATTCACGGCCAATGTAGAAGTTACGCGCGTTCACCGTGATCGTAGTGCCGTCGACAAAGCCTTCCGCCGCGTTTGCAACAGCAGGAATGCCAAGCGCCAGCGACAGCGTGCCCGCGAATACGGCGGCAGATAGGGGGTTGCGTGGGGTCATTGTTGTTGTGCTCCCTTTTTTAAGTAGTCCCACTCCGCGCGGCCAGTGGCCAAAAAAACAAAGTGGGGTGTAGCGTGGCCGCTCGCAGGCGACCACGTGTCGCGACTCGAAATCTGTTATCAGTTGTCATACGACATTCGGGATTATGGCCAGAGGACAGCGCTTGTCAATTCAATTTGTAAAGAACTGTTAGGCGTCAGACTAATGTCTAAAGTGTTCGTATGTGGCGCCTAGAGGGGCTGAGGTAAAAAGAACTGTGGCGTTGCTACAACAAACGCCAATACACAGGAGATCTGATGACTATGTAATTAGCGCGCGTCGCTCCACCAGCTGGGCAGCAGAGATCTGACCTGTGGCCGCGCGAAGCGGTCGTCCATAAGGTGGACTACGCCCTGGTCATCGGTGGTGCGGATCACCCGGCCCGCAGCCTGGACGACCTTCTGCAAGCCGGGATAGAGGTAGGTGTAGTCGTAGCCGGTTCCAAACAGTTGATTCATCCGGGCCTTCATTTGCTCATTGATCGAGTTGACTTGCGGCAAACCCAGGGTCGCGATGAACGCGCCAATCAGCCGATTGCCGGGTAGGTCAATCCCCTCGGAAAAAGCGCCACCCAATACGGCAAAGCCGATGCCTCGGCTCTCACTCGTGAAACGCTCGAGAAACGTCCTACGAGCCACTTCGTCCATACCGCGAGTCTGTTCCCAGAAGGGGAGCGCCGGGTACTTGGCCGCTAGCAGCGTAGTCACCTGTTGCAGGTAATCGAAACTGCTGAAGAACGCGAGGTAATTGCCAGGGCGCTGGTGATACTGCTGCGCAAGCAGATCGACGATCGCTTCCAACGAGGCAGCGCGATCCTGATAGCGAGTGGAGATGTGTCGCGCCAGGCGAACCTCCAGTTGCTCGGCGCGGAAAGGCGACTCGACGTCGATCCAGACCTGATTGGACGGCAGGCCCAGGGTGTCGGCATAGAACTGCCTGGGGCTGAGCGTGGCAGAGAACAGGACACAGGACCGTGCCTGGAGCAAACGAGGACCGAGAAAGGGGGCGGGCAATACATTGCGGATACAAATGACTGAGCTTCGGCCACGCGATGCTCGCTGCGGCAGCAACGTGCAATCAAATAGCGAATGTGCTCCGAACAGTTCCGCCAGACGACAGAAATGCATCGCGTCGAAGTACACATTCAGCAGGGCCGGATCGACGCCTGCAGGATGCTCCGCCAGGTAGTCGGTGATGGCGCTGATGGCTTGCTGCAACGCGCCGATGAGCTTGTGGGGCAGTTCCGACTGGACCTGGTAACTGGCGATCTGCGCGCTGTGCAATTCACCCCAGCAACGCAAAATGCGCTCGACATGTCTCTTCACACTATTTGGAGATAGCTTCTTTAACCCTTTGAAATTCCTTATATCAAGCTCGGCGGTATACATACCTCGACCGCGTTCCAGCAGGTTGTGCGCTTCGTCTACCAACACGCTGACCCGCCATTGATTGGCGAGCGTCAGGCTGTAGAGCAGGGCACTCAGGTCGAAGTAATAGTTGTAGTCACCGACTACCACATCAACCCAACGCGCCAGTTCCTGGCTGAGGTAGTAAGGGCAAACCTCGTGCGCCAACGCCACCTCGCGTAACGTCACACGGTCAAGCACCGGGCGGGTGATTGCTTCTGCGCGCGCAGCCGGGAGGCGGTCGTAGAAGCCACGGGCGAGCGGGCAGGACTCGCCGTGACAAGCCTTGTCCGGGTGCTCGCAGGCCTTGTCCCGCGCGGTCAGTTCCAGCACACGCAGCGGTATTGCTTCCGTCGTCAGACTCGCCAGCGCATCCAGTGCCAGTTGTCTTCCTGAGGTTTTCGCTGCAAGAAAGAACAGCTTGTCCAGTTGTTGACCGGGGAAGGCTTTCAGTTGAGGAAACAACGTGGCGAGCGTCTTGCCGATGCCTGTCGGAGCCTGAGCCATGAGGTGCGTTCCGGTGCAGGCGGCCTTATACACGGCTTCGGCCAGCTGACGCTGCCCCCGTCGAAACTCACCATAAGGGAACTTCAGCGTCGTCAGTGCCTGATCGCGTGCGTGCCGATGGGCCAGTTCTTGCTCGGCCCAGGCGATAAAGCGCTGACA from the Stutzerimonas stutzeri genome contains:
- a CDS encoding FAD-binding oxidoreductase, which translates into the protein MNRLSHTAIEAFKAEFAGPIIFPEDPQYNEVRQIWNAMIDRRPSMIARCISPEDVVRSVDLVRQHEVPFSVRGGGHNIAGNAVCDDGLMIDLSLMKGVKIDQEQRRGYVEPGCTLSDFDAAAQAHGLATPLGINSTTGVAGLTLGGGFGWLSRKYGMTIDNLLGMDVIVADGRQLHASETENADLFWGLRGGGGNFGIVTRFEFQLHPVGPDVLCGLIVFPFEQAKSVMTQFARFTETMPDELNLWMITRKAPPLPFLPEEVHGKEIVAMAVCYAGDPGEGEKYIEALREFGSAYGEHIGVQPYVAWQQAFDPLLTAGARNYWKSHNFSMLDEGAIDAIIEYAGALPSSQCEIFVATIGGQTGRIQPEVMAYSNRDANYVLNVHARWETAAEDARCIAWAREFFTRTQSFASGGAYVNFLTGDETDRIAFAYGASYQRLVDLKRKFDPANLFRINQNINPA
- a CDS encoding aldose 1-epimerase; this encodes MSEHQSNLNEIQLQHGPLRLSVCPALGGAITRLSVDGVDLLRPWDGSDSVRRTGCFVLAPFSNRIDDAFEHDGQRYPLNRLSPDHPLPIHGLAWKRLWEVAEQDSSSLVLNISHRPEGAAALDWPFAFELEHRLRLGEEGVSLVLKLRNIDTRSMPAGLGWHPYFLRHEACQLRFAAQAVWQNDTRNLPSRLLPIPEKWDFSTTRSLQEPGLDHCFVGLTAPVLIRWPRQGIELSMNASEALAHLVVFTPPADMGFFAVEPVSHANNALGMDDPVANGMRELLPGETMQVSCQMQIQRTARSDS
- the gudD gene encoding glucarate dehydratase; the encoded protein is MNDSVNQGAPVITELRVVPVAGQDSMLLNLSGAHGPYFTRNILILKDSAGNTGVGEVPGGEAIRKTLDDARAILVGQSVGNFNGLLNQARKAFADRDVAGRGLQTFDLRIAIHAITAIESALLDLLGQHLGVPVAALLGDGQQRDEVEMLGYLFFIADRNKTDLGYRDESNASDSWFRVRNEEALTPETVVRQAEAAYERYGFKDFKLKGGVLPGSEEVKAIRALAERFPDARITLDPNGAWSLAEAIDLCKDLHGVLAYAEDPCGAENGYSGREVMAEFRRATGLPTATNMIATDWRQMGHTISLQSVDIPLADPHFWTMSGSVRVAQMCNDWGLTWGSHSNNHFDISLAMFTHVAAAAPGKITAIDTHWIWQDGQYLTREPLQIVGGKVAVPAKAGLGVELDEDALQKAHELYLEKGLGARDDAIAMQYLIPEWTFNNKRPCMVR
- a CDS encoding OprD family porin: MTPRNPLSAAVFAGTLSLALGIPAVANAAEGFVDGTTITVNARNFYIGREFRDDAITDRSKAEEWTQSFILNIQSGYTPGPVGFGVDVLAGLAVKLDGGGGTYGTALLPVHDAATDPHPADDYGRLGVAAKAKISNTELKIGEMMPVLPILRSDDGRSLPQTFEGGMITSREFDGLMLTAGQFRQNSPRDDASMEDMSFGGGASDRFNYIGGEYAFNKQTTVGLWTAELKDVYEQQYVQLLHTQPLGDDLALTVNLGYFQGDEEGSALAGNLDNKTYSGLFGLKTGGNTFYVGLQKVSGDTWMRVNGTSGGTLANDSFNNSYDNAEERSWQLRHDYNFAAVGVPGLTLMNRYISGDNIETATVDDGKEWGRETEVAYTIQNGPAKNLNIKWRNSSFRSQVNTRDLDENRIIIQYPLSIL
- a CDS encoding FAD-binding oxidoreductase, yielding MSTLPDEFIRGIERIVGAPGIVRDAERMQSYLSDWRNAYRGKAALVVRPASTEEVASVVRLCHQYEVALVPQGGNTGLCGGSIPDASGTQVVLSLTRMTRIREVDPANETITVEAGVILQKLQEAAAEAGRLFPLSLGAEGSCTVGGNLATNAGGTAVLRYGNMRDLTLGLEVVLPDGRIWNGLRGLRKDNTGYDLKHLFIGSEGTLGIITAAVLKLYPAVRSTTTAWVALPNARAAVELIGIIRGLCGDRSTGFELMSRQSVEFVLSHVAGCNDPFVEPHPWYVLIELSDTQPDAPLNQLLEVGIGEALERELVIDAVLAGSEAQVAALWAMREGISEAQNHEGPSLKHDISVPVSSIPAFIDAANQRLLEHFPGVRIVAYGHVGDGNLHYNISKPIDSEDADFKAQQEPIMRVIYDVTMELHGSISAEHGLGQAKRAAAKHYKDPLEFELMRAIKATFDPKGLMNPGKVL
- the garD gene encoding galactarate dehydratase; translated protein: MELIQHQDSPRYIRLNEADNVAVVVNDGGVPTGARFQDGLVTVESVPQSHKVALVDIPEGEPVRRYGQIIGYALEPLRRGSWVKETQLKMPSAPPLDSLPRANAVPDKLAPLEGYTFEGYRNADGTVGTRNILGISTTVQCVTGVLEHAVKRIRDELLPKYPNVDDVVALTHSYGCGVAINARDAYIPIRTVRNLARNPNLGGEALVISLGCEKLQAEQVMHEGDPSVDLRDPWLYRLQESNTGFGEMIEQIMDMAEVRLKKLDQRRRETVPASELVLGMQCGGSDAFSGITANPALGYASDLLVRAGATVMFSENTEVRDAVYMLTARAESTEVADALIAEMDWYDQYLERGAADRSANTTPGNKKGGLSNIVEKSLGSIVKSGSGAINGVVGPGERVERKGLIFCATPASDFVCGTLQLAAGMNLHVFTTGRGTPYGLAMAPVVKVATRTELAERWPDLIDIDAGRIASGRATIEQLGWELFHYYLDVASGRKQTWAEQHRLHNDIVLFNPAPIT
- a CDS encoding 2-hydroxyacid dehydrogenase; translation: MTCILQLGALTERFNRNLAAEYEVLRIWEQDANALLDQHAQRIDIVVTSARFGCSAELIERLPNLRAIISSGVGYDSIAVAVARARGIPVSNTPDVLNDCVADLVFGLVIDCARQISRADRFVRNGEWLSGGLPLARKVYGKRLGIVGLGRIGEAVAKRSSGFDMQVRYHNRRPVEGCEYGYESDLIELARWSDFLVLTCPGGESTRNLIHREVLDALGAKGTLINVSRGSVVDEPALVEALLEGRLGGAGLDVYAQEPNVPQALLDLPNVVLLPHIGSATEETRLAMEELLLANLRAFLERGEVLTAV